From Nicotiana tabacum cultivar K326 chromosome 22, ASM71507v2, whole genome shotgun sequence, one genomic window encodes:
- the LOC107826055 gene encoding F-box/WD-40 repeat-containing protein At5g21040-like has product MAFECQKGTESLKICSIEPAKNRDNLTLASEERKPSYKLDAKGGIVNSKRKELLIVNEVLPDCRSITELPPVLISEILNCLEPKELGIVSCASTLLYRLASEHHVWKEFYCERWGQPTCQAPFGAEHSGEKSWKELFVEREFRSKTFMGRYTIDMLYGHTEDVRAVFILSSKKLVLTSGYDQIVRMWDLEEGLSIASSRPLGCTIRAVAADSRLLVAGGTDGFIHGWRANDENPHLFDLGAPENQNMEFRVWEHDGPITCLALDFNRMYSGSWDTSIRVWDRSSLECLKVLIHNDWVWSLAPHDTTVVSTAGSDLYVWDINSGSKLAIIKNAHAGYTYSLARSHTGKLLFTGGEDGAIHMFEIFRNARCHVRRVATWIPHSSAVNSLAFEFPWLVSASSDGKLSLIDVRKLLRTNRNSTLTKADNPVDIVELPQRMLHGFGSNLFAVDVGSNRIVCAGEEGVVRIWNFSQALEIEQRVQVLRGLRLENRVRRRKHQLEMNGKGRHGDQCSFAAKKNQMDGDRNSWHNRRRMTWKVKA; this is encoded by the coding sequence ATGGCATTTGAATGCCAAAAAGGTACTGAGAGTTTGAAAATTTGCTCAATTGAACCTGCTAAGAATCGAGATAATTTGACATTAGCCTCAGAGGAAAGAAAACCCTCGTATAAATTAGATGCAAAAGGTGGTATTGTGAATTCTAAACGCAAAGAGCTGCTTATTGTTAATGAGGTTCTTCCTGATTGTCGGTCTATCACTGAACTTCCTCCGGTATTGATCTCGGAGATACTTAACTGTTTAGAACCGAAGGAGCTTGGTATTGTTTCGTGTGCTAGTACATTATTGTATCGTCTTGCGTCTGAGCACCATGTGTGGAAGGAGTTCTATTGTGAGAGGTGGGGGCAGCCGACATGTCAGGCACCTTTTGGTGCAGAGCATTCGGGTGAGAAGTCATGGAAGGAGCTCTTCGTGGAGAGAGAGTTCCGTAGTAAAACATTTATGGGGCGCTATACTATTGATATGTTGTATGGCCATACTGAGGATGTTAGGGcagtttttattttatcttcGAAGAAGCTTGTGCTTACTTCAGGGTATGATCAGATAGTACGAATGTGGGACTTGGAAGAAGGGCTGTCAATTGCATCATCTCGCCCTCTTGGCTGCACTATCCGTGCAGTTGCAGCTGATTCGAGGCTCTTAGTGGCTGGGGGTACTGATGGATTCatacatggttggagagcgaaTGACGAAAATCCACATTTATTTGATCTTGGAGCTCCTGAGAACCAGAAtatggaattccgagtttgggaacaTGATGGGCCGATAACATGCCTTGCGTTGGATTTCAATAGGATGTATAGTGGTTCATGGGACACGAGTATTCGTGTTTGGGATCGATCTTCTTTGGAGTGTTTGAAAGTTTTGATACACAATGACTGGGTTTGGAGCCTTGCTCCCCATGATACAACAGTGGTGAGCACAGCAGGCTCGGATCTTTATGTTTGGGACATTAATAGTGGGTCAAAACTTGCTATCATCAAGAATGCCCATGCTGGTTACACTTATTCTCTGGCACGAAGCCACACCGGGAAGCTTTTGTTCACTGGTGGGGAAGATGGAGCAATACACATGTTTGAGATCTTTCGAAATGCTAGGTGTCATGTCAGGCGGGTTGCAACTTGGATTCCTCACTCAAGTGCTGTTAATTCTCTTGCATTTGAGTTCCCTTGGCTTGTTTCAGCTTCGAGTGATGGAAAACTTTCACTTATTGATGTGAGAAAGCTGTTGAGAACAAACCGGAATTCCACACTGACTAAAGCTGACAATCCGGTTGACATTGTTGAACTGCCACAAAGAATGCTGCATGGTTTTGGGAGCAATTTGTTTGCTGTGGATGTTGGATCTAACCGTATTGTGTGTGCTGGTGAAGAAGGTGTTGTCAGGATCTGGAACTTCTCTCAAGCTTTGGAGATCGAGCAGCGGGTCCAAGTGCTAAGAGGTTTAAGGTTAGAGAACAGAGTGAGAAGGCGTAAGCATCAACTGGAAATGAATGGTAAAGGTAGACATGGTGATCAGTGCTCATTTGCAGCAAAGAAGAACCAAATGGATGGTGATAGGAACAGCTGGCACAACAGGCGTAGGATGACTTGGAAAGTGAAGGCCTAG
- the LOC142175863 gene encoding uncharacterized protein LOC142175863 → MVLQQQYREKGLKKYSELISYLLVAEKHNTLLMKNHEARPTGSAPFFKVNMVAATQKSERRQNHYRGRGRGHSRGCGQGHGRGQNNYRHHGRNKQENNKDPQNNPLKGRVNIWHRCGMEGHWARVCRTHDHFVKLYQASNKKKDNNVEVHLTFQNHDDKAGPSNKYDDAEANLACKDDNFGGLANITHLEGGDLFENID, encoded by the coding sequence ATGGTATTGCAgcaacaataccgtgaaaaggGTTTAAAGAAATATTCTGAATTAATCTCATACCTCCTGGTGGCTGAGAAACATAATACccttttaatgaaaaatcatgaagctcgtCCCACTGGATCTGCACCATTTTTCAAAGTGAACATGGTAGCAGCGACTcaaaagtctgaaagaagacaaaatcaTTATCGTGGTCGGGGCCGTGGCCATAGTCGTGGATGTGGACAAGGACATGGAAGGGGACAAAATAATTATCGTCATCATGGCAGAAATAAACAAGAGAACAATAAGGATCCTCAAAATAATCCTTTAAAAGGCAGAGTTAATATTTGGCACAGGTGTGGTATGGAAGGTCATTGGGCACGTGTTTGTCGTACACATGACCATTTTGTTAAACTTTATCAAGCAtccaataaaaaaaaagataacaaTGTGGAGGTACACTTGACTTTTCAAAATCATGATGATAAAGCAggtccctcaaacaaatatgatgATGCTGAGGCAAATCTTGCATGTAAAGATGATAATTTTGGAGGCCttgcaaatattactcatttagaaggtGGAGACTTATTTGAGAATATTGACTGA